One Drechmeria coniospora strain ARSEF 6962 chromosome 01, whole genome shotgun sequence genomic region harbors:
- a CDS encoding Ankyrin repeat protein nuc-2, translated as MAPSRATLIKRLSATPTLAAQNDVQQRSITPADSQAALQASKATFFFQLERELDKVNAFYLQKEAELKIRLKTLLDKKKVLQTRQDISRRSSKFTTLEEGFQQFATDLCKLQQFVEINGTAFSKILKKWDKTSKSKTKELYLSRAVEVQPFFNATVISELSDQATTSLQELGAWSDGIQVNFQSGHVVTSQHFMGTDEGDADTLLLDTVIAGNAESLRDLLAKMQSASDLSDGDNSLTDRITRTFLTAIHDAPQASLQVLLDTGLVDLHSYDDINERNCLHQATIYGKHYVLDWALGAGVAVDRTDVYGRVPLHYASLHGRLRMLEVLLDACPDTINLIDHDNFTPLIHSIIHGHLDCIEHLLARSARIDPASDSDHVPLNLACEHGSEPVVELLLRHGAKIVADAEGLYPQHLVARSGKTSQLLLLLKQYGADLDQIDKLYGWTPLVHAASEGNVDCLQALLKVGVDANIVDEKNLPAMYYAAWEGHLECMKLLTPFNPKSRMSPLVAQTLAPLDASTAPGPMSLDADAIPILELPPPIIPLRRYGHNFLDTKTVVQINFEDTKEQPLIFFQDGKYPAARLTISSKVSDLIPKNIILPFQEDTRIVSFQVDNLDTFSLDLDVFPTYGAKVIAKTVVLPSVFKAQEGSSSCSLPLFDPRLRAIGQISFRTQVIKPFKGQPLEITDFETYWKATSQFNQPTSAVVTGSSLSGDYVRLSVQNTSDGVPIVWPQWTIGCCGLEVPVCRMSLEQFSAVTARSTSRAQLSSLSSKTAENIAEVYHVLGTAGVTLREALSVLPPGVNVNLQVMYPSPEEEAALALGPTPDVNVFADAILSVAFDHARAQRTQFQSPEVARSMVFSSYNPQLCTALNWKQPNFPVFLCNELGREEGLSGAGKLQTGGRKGTSIKEVVRIAQSNNFMGLICYSRLLEMVPALVDAIKSHGLALVMDKSTDSPDSNPLSNPFPRPPKGVDGVLKKHGILRFNDSIDM; from the exons ATGGCTCCCTCTCGGGCGACG CTCATCAAGAGActctcggcgacgccgacccTGGCTGCCCAAAATGATGTCCAGCAACGTTCCATCACCCCTGCAGACTCCCAAGCGGCACTGCAGGCGAGCAAGGCCACCTTCTTCTTCCAACTC GAACGTGAACTCGACAAAGTGAATGCCTTTTATCTTCAAAAGGAAGCCGAG CTCAAAATTCGCCTAAAGACTCTTCTCGACAAGAAAAAGGTGCTGCAGACGCGCCAGGACATCTCGAGGCGCTCCTCCAAGTTCACCACGCTGGAGGAAGGCTTCCAGCAGTTCGCCACCGATCTCTGCAAGCTCCAGCAGTTTGTCGAGATCAACGGCACCGCCTTCTCCAAAATCTTGAAAAAGTGGGATAAAACGTCAAAGTCCAAGACCAAGGAGCTCTACCTCtcgagggccgtcgaggtccagCCGTTCTTCAACGCCACCGTCATTAGCGAGCTCTCGGATCAGGCCACCACGAGCTTGCAGGAACTCGGCGCCTGGTCGGATGGAATCCAGGTCAACTTCCAGTCGGGTCACGTCGTGACGAGCCAACATTTCATGGGaaccgacgagggcgatgcggATACCCTGCTGCTCGACACCGTCATTGCCGGAAACGCCGAGTCTCTGCGGGACCTGCTCGCCAAGATGCAGTCGGCGAGCGACCTGAGCGATGGCGACAATTCTCTCACGGACCGCATCACCCGAACCTTTCTGACCGCCATTCACGATGCTCCTCAGGCGTCGTTGCAAGTCCTTCTCGACACGGGCCTCGTCGATCTTCATTCCTACGACGACATCAACGAGCGCAACTGCTTGCACCAGGCGACCATATACGGCAAGCACTACGTCTTGGATTGGGCGCTCGGCGCCggtgtcgccgtcgaccgcaCCGACGTCTACGGAAGAGTTCCCCTGCACTATGCCAGCTTGCATGGCCGGCTGAGGATGCTCGAGGTGCTGCTGGATG CATGTCCCGACACCATCAACCTCATCGACCACGACAACTTCACTCCTCTCATACACTCCATCATTCATGGCCACCTCGACTGCATAGAGCATCTTCTCGCCAGGTCGGCACGCATCGACCCGGCCTCGGATTCGGATCATGTCCCGCTCAATCTTGCCTGCGAACACGGCtccgagcccgtcgtcgagcttctgCTGAGGCACGGTGCCAAGATCGTGGCGGATGCCGAAGGCCTCTACCCGCAGCACTTGGTGGCCCGATCCGGGAAGACGTcgcagctgctgctgctgctgaagcAGTACGGGGCCGATCTCGATCAGATCGACAAGCTCTACGGCTGGACTCCTCTCGTCCACGCCGCCAGCGAAGGCAATGTCGACTGTCTTCAGGCCTTGCtcaaggtcggcgtcgatgccaaCATTGTGGACGAGAAAAATCTGCCGGCCATGTACTACGCCGCATGGGAAGGCCATCTCGAATGCATGAAGCTCCTCACGCCCTTCAACCCGAAGAGCAGGATGAGCCCGCTCGTGGCACAGACGCTTGCGCCCTTGGACGCCAGCACGGCCCCGGGCCCCATGTCCCTtgacgccgatgccatccCCATTCTCGAGCTACCACCTCCCATCATCCCCCTTCGCCGATATGGTCACAACTTCCTTGATACCAAGACTGTGGTGCAAATCAACTTTGAGGACACCAAGGAGCAGCCGCTGATATTCTTTCAAGATGGAAAGTATCCCGCCGCTCGCCTCACCATTTCCTCCAAGGTCTCTGATCTCATCCCCAAAAATATCATCCTACCCTTCCAGGAGGACACGCGCATCGTTTCCTTCCAAGTCGACAACCTCGACACCTTCTCCCTCGATCTAGACGTCTTTCCCACCTATGGCGCCAAGGTCATCGCGAAGACGGTCGTGCTGCCCAGCGTCTTCAAGGCGCAAGAGGGCAGCTCCAGCTGCAGCCTCCCCCTGTTCGACCCCCGGCTGCGCGCCATTGGTCAGATCAGCTTCCGCACGCAGGTCATCAAACCTTTCAAGGGTCAACCGCTGGAGATTACCGACTTTGAAACGTACTGGAAAGCGACGAGCCAGTTCAATCAGCCCACAAGCGCCGTCGTCACAGGGTCGAGTCTCTCCGGCGACTACGTGAGGCTTTCTGTCCAAAATACGAGCGACGGCGTTCCCATCGTGTGGCCCCAGTGGACGATAGGCTGTTGTGGGCTCGAGGTTCCCGTTTGCCGGATGTCGCTCGAGCAGTTTTCGGCCGTCACGGCCCGAAGCACGAGCCGCGCCCAGCTGTCGTCTCTGTCGTCGAAGACGGCCGAGAACATTGCCGAAGTCTACCACGTGCTGGGAACGGCCGGCGTCACGCTCAGGGAAGCCCTCTCTGTCCTCCCGCCCGGCGTGAATGTTAACCTTCAGGTCATGTACCCGTcgccggaggaggaggccgctTTGGCGCTCGGCCCGACACCCGACGTCAACGtcttcgccgacgccatTCTGTCGGTCGCCTTTGACCATGCACGTGCCCAGAGGACTCAATTCCAGTCTCCTGAAGTTGCCCGCTCCATGGTCTTCAGCAGCTACAATCCTCAGCTGTGCACCGCCCTGAACTGGAAGCAGCCCAATTTCCCCGTCTTCCTCTGCAACGAGCTAGGCAGAGAAGAGGGGCTCTCCGGTGCCGGTAAGCTGCAAACCGGCGGAAGGAAGGGCACGTCGATCAAGGAGGTGGTGCGAATCGCGCAGAGCAACAATTTCATGGGGCTGATATGTTATTCTCGCCTATTG GAGATGGTGCCCGCGCTGGTAGACGCGATCAAGTCGCACGGGCTGGCGCTCGTCATGGACAAGTCGACGGATTCTCCCGACTCCAACCCCTTGTCAAACCCATTCCCGCGACCACCAAAGGGCGTGGATGGCGTCTTGAAGAAGCACGGCATACTTCGCTTTAACGACTCGATAGACATGTAG
- a CDS encoding CUE domain protein, with the protein MSTATETNKLSTELGAESPTTARPLELDDDDVQETGVIGADGTAAAGAAQGTVAAAASASIQPATSTQPTTSTQPTTSTQPTTTTQSTTSNQPTTSTQPMTSNLPTTSTESALPNPPRRSSETEKSSMMLKEAFPTVDVAIIKAVIRASGGKVEPAFNALLEMTDPDAAKDEPEDTPPPQPRRPQGHTPMTQVEADELYARQLAEHYDNVGAYEARTSSRSRYASQPRRRSDDDEREHSFLDDDLPVIRENLRKGFVETQSKVNGWITNLRKKFEENFDESEEPVQGQGQPFRRQPEPSRRSGDYERYDADPQVLTDDFAGMKFSADGTPVKRPVNPSLHRPPPPSSSPRPADGRRVGFKEETEEINMYETSPKMAPKSPPPSVKPSKWQPLSAVPPTPIIDHDPFSLGDSDDEKETKDSKEKEKETEKAKDSKPDVDEDKLKKAAAEAMSDTIVSPAKGESSSAAKS; encoded by the exons ATGTCAACTGCAACGGAAACG AACAAGCTCTCGACCGAGCTGGGTGCCGAGTCTCCAACCACTGCCAGGCCCCTCGAGctggatgatgatgacgttCAAGAGACCGGCGTGAtcggcgccgatggcacGGCTGCGGCCGGGGCGGCCCAAGGGACCGTTGCTgccgcggcgtcggcgtcgattCAGCCAGCGACGTCAACTCAGCCAACGACATCGACTCAGCCCACGACATCGACTCAGCCCACGACAACGACTCAGTCCACGACATCGAATCAACCAACGACATCGACTCAGCCAATGACATCGAATCTGCCAACGACATCGACCGAGAGTGCCTTGCCCAatcctcctcgacgatcATCAGAGACGGAAAAGAGTTCGATGATGCTGAAAGAAGCCTTCCCCACCGTGGATGTTGCCATCATCAAGGCCGTTATCAGAGCTAGCGGCGGAAAAGTAGAGCCCGCTTTCAATGCACTGCTAG AGATGACGGATCCCGACGCGGCCAAGGACGAACCAGAGGACACCCCCCCTCCACAACCGCGGAGACCACAGGGACACACGCCCATGACGCAAGTCGAGGCGGATGAGCTATATGCCcggcagctcgccgagcacTACGACAACGTCGGAGCGTACGAGGCTCGAACATCAAGCCGGTCCCGCTATGCCAGCCAGCCCCGAAGACGGTCGGATGACGACGAACGCGAGCacagcttcctcgacgacgacctcccCGTCATCCGCGAGAACCTGCGCAAAGGCTTCGTAGAAACCCAGTCAAAGGTCAACGGGTGGATAACCAACCTGAGAAAGAAGTTCGAGGAGAACTTtgacgagagcgaggagcCCGTGCAGGGACAGGGTCAGCCGTTCCGTAGACAGCCAGAACCGAGTCGCAGGAGCGGTGACTACGAAAGATATGACGCTGACCCGCAGGTCCTGACCGACGATTTTGCCGGAATGAAATTCTCGGCCGACGGGA CCCCCGTCAAGCGCCCGGTAAACCCTAGCCTGCACCGACCCCCACCGCCATCTTCGTCTCCCAGACCCGCCGATGGACGCCGCGTGGGCTTCAAGGAGGAGACCGAGGAGATCAACATGTACGAAACATCTCCCAAGATGGCACCGAAGAGCCCGCCGCCCTCCGTTAAGCCCAGCAAATGGCAGCCTCTGTCGGCGGTGCCGCCCACCCCCATCATCGATCACGATCCGTTCAGTCTCGGCGACAGCGACGATGAGAAGGAGACGAAAGACTccaaggaaaaggaaaaggaaacgGAAAAGGCCAAAGATTCCAAGCCAGATGTCGACGAAGACAAGctgaagaaggcggcggcggaggccaTGTCCGACACAATCGTATCGCCGGCAAAGGGCGAGTCCTCGTCCGCAGCCAAGAGCTGA
- a CDS encoding ATP dependent RNA helicase, with protein MADFNIDSAFIPALHKPAALLPIAKHRESLLYVVETYPVTIVIGQTGSGKTTQIPQFLERAGWCSDGKIIGVTQPRRVAATTVALRVAEEVGCEVGKEVGYSIRFEDVTSAATRVKFMTDGLLIREALVDPLLSRYSVIMVDEAHERSTSTDILLGLLKKIRRKRPDLRLIISSATLQAEEFLSFFTQPTEETAPPGAGGEEKHETAKIVSLEGRTYPIDILHLESPAEHYVEKAVETVFDIHSQEGDGDILVFLTGREEIDHAVQEIAERAAQAGSRYGAIQPLPLYAGLSTEQQMYVFDKAPKGTRKVICSTNIAEASVTIDGIVYVVDCGFVKLRAYNPTTGIETLTAAPVSKASASQRAGRAGRTRPGKCFRLYTQQAFEALPEANPPELQRSNLGPVVLQLKALGIDNVVRFDFLSPPPAELMSKALELLYSLGALDDYAKLTRPLGFRMAELAVEPMMAKTLLSAPSFDCLGEMLTIAAMTSLGGSVWFHHDGEQKQMESSRRKFAAEEGDHLTLLNAYTAFVTTGRKEARFCRENNLNFKSMTRAVSIRSQLKRYLERFNIFVDESPASRQPAAEADQGRKAERIRRCLTSGYFAHAARMQADGTYRNVEGGTVLQAHPSSLMFNRKADWVIFHEVMETGEKTFIRDVTKIEKGWLLELAPGFYKVTDSRTS; from the exons ATGGCTGATTTCAACATCGACTCAGCTTTCATCCCAGCTCTGCACAAACCTGCAGCGCTGCTGCCGATAGCGAAGCACCGCGAAAGCCTGCTGTATGTCGTCGAGACATACCCCGTCACCATAGTCATCGGCCAGACGGGCTCGGGCAAAACAACACAGATACCCCAGTTTCTCGAACGCGCTGGCTGGTGCTCGGATGGCAAGATCATCGGCGTCACGCAG CCTAGACGCGTCGCGGCAACGACGGTGGCGTTGCGCGTTGCCGAGGAGGTTGGATGCGAAGTCGGCAAAGAGGTCGGCTATTCGATCCGGTTCGAAGATGtcacctcggcggcgacgcgtgTCAAGTTCATGACGGACGGCCTACTCATCAGGGAAGCTCTCGTCGACCCCCTGCTGAGTCGGTACTCGGTCATCATGGTCGACGAAGCGCACGAGCGGTCCACCAGCACGGAcatcctgctcggcctcctcAAGAAGATCCGCAGAAAGCGTCCCGATCTGCGGCTCATCATCAGCAGCGCCACGCTGCAGGCGGAGGAGTTTCTCTCCTTCTTCACGCAGCCGACGGAAGAGACGGCCCCCCCGGGGGCGGGTGGAGAGGAGAAGCACGAGACGGCGAAGATTGTCAGCCTCGAGGGCAGGACGTACCCCATCGACATCCTGCACCTCGAGTCGCCGGCAGAGCACTACGTCGAGAAGGCGGTGGAGACGGTGTTTGACATCCACAGCCAGGAGGGGGACGGGGACATTCTCGTCTTCTTGACCGGCAGGGAAGAGATCGACCATGCCGTGCAGGAGATTGCCGAGAGGGCGGCGCAGGCCGGCAGCAGGTACGGTGCCATACAACCGCTGCCGCTGTACGCCGGGCTGTCGACGGAGCAGCAAATGTACGTCTTCGACAAGGCGCCCAAGGGAACACGGAAAGTGATATGCTCGACGAACATCGCCGAGGCATCCGTcaccatcgacggcatcgtctaCGTCGTCGACTGCGGCTTCGTCAAGCTACGCGCGTACaacccgacgacggggatAGAGACGCTCACGGCCGCACCGGTTTCcaaggcgtcggcgtcgcagcGGGCAGGCCGAGCGGGACGAACGAGGCCCGGAAAGTGCTTCCGGCTCTACACGCAGCAAGCGTTCGAGGCGCTGCCCGAAGCCAACCCGCCCGAGCTTCAGAGGAGCAACCTGGGGCCGGTGGTGCTGCAGCTCAAGGCGCTGGGGATCGACAACGTCGTCCGGTTTGACTTCCTatccccgccgccggccgagctcaTGTCGAAGGCGCTCGAGCTTCTCTACTcgctcggcgccctcgacgactaTGCCAAGCTCACGCGCCCGTTGGGGTTTCGCATGGCGGAGCTGGCGGTCGAGCCGATGATGGCCAAGACGCTGCTGTCGGCGCCATCGTTTGACTGCCTCGGCGAGATGCTCACCATCGCAGCCATGacgagcctcggcggcagcgtctggttccaccacgacggcgagcagaaGCAGATGGAGAGCTCGCGCCGCAAGttcgcggccgaggagggagaTCACCTGACGCTGCTCAACGCGTACACGGCCTTTGTCACGACGGGCAGGAAAGAGGCTCGCTTCTGCCGGGAGAACAACCTCAACTTCAAGTCGATGACGCGCGCCGTCAGCATCCGCTCGCAGCTCAAGCGCTACCTCGAGCGGTTCAACATATTCGTCGACGAGTCGCCCGCGTCACGGCAGCCGGCGGCTGAGGCAGACCAGGGTCGGAAGGCGGAGCGGATCCGGCGGTGCCTCACGTCGGGATACTTTGCGCACGCGGCGAGGATGCAGGCGGACGGGACGTACCGGAACGTCGAGGGCGGGACGGTGCT